A genomic segment from Triticum dicoccoides isolate Atlit2015 ecotype Zavitan chromosome 1A, WEW_v2.0, whole genome shotgun sequence encodes:
- the LOC119298323 gene encoding hexokinase-10-like, translated as MGGAGWLRVAAAVTCALATAMVVQRVVAWRRWLRAMAVLRDVEESFATPTERLQRVVNSLAVEMFAGLASEDASKVRMLLTCVDSLPDVSEEGIYYAVDIGGTGFRFLKVQLGAGSTIINQKIERQPVKKELMKGTSEDFFNSIASTLKNFIEREGDEGRALGFTFSFPVRQFSITSGSLIRWTKEFSIEEAIGQDVAQCLNEALERNGLNLKVNALMNNTVGTLALGHYYDEDTIAAVIIGAGTNACYIERNEAITKCQCLLTNSGQTVVNVEWGSFCPPQIPLTPYDICFHNETPNYYDQGFEKMISGMYLGEIARLVFHKMAQESDVFGTDVDGLAIPFILSTPCLAAICEDDSLDLKEVGSILEEHLKIHNVPLKTRRLVQRVCDIITQRAARLAAAGIVAILQKLGRDGTLCGTTRVRTMTGVPKRSVIAIEGGLYQEYSVFREYLNEAVLEILGEEIAATVVLKVVEEGSGLGAALIAAAYSSTRNNSYKHDVG; from the exons ATGGGGGGAGCGGGGTGGCTTCGGGTGGCCGCGGCGGTGACGTGCGCATTAGCGACGGCGATGGTGGTGCAGAGGGTGGTGGCCTGGAGGCGCTGGCTCCGGGCCATGGCGGTGCTGCGTGACGTCGAGGAGAGCTTCGCCACGCCCACGGAGCGGCTGCAGCGGGTCGTCAACTCCCTGGCTGTCGAGATGTTCGCTGGACTCGCGTCTGAGGACGCCAGCAAGGTCCGGATGCTGCTCACCTGCGTCGACTCGCTCCCAGATGT GAGTGAAGAAGGCATATATTACGCCGTTGATATTGGAGGAACGGGCTTTAGGTTCTTGAAAGTGCAACTTGGTGCAGGGTCTACAATCATTAATCAAAAGATCGAGCGTCAACCGGTCAAAAAAGAATTGATGAAAGGCACAAGCGAG GATTTTTTCAATTCCATTGCCTCGACACTAAAGAATTTCATTGAAAGAGAGGGGGATGAAGGAAGGgcacttggttttacattttcttttCCAGTGAGACAATTTTCCATAACCTCTGGGTCCTTAATACGATGGACTAAAGAATTTTCAATTGAAGAGGCT ATTGGGCAAGATGTTGCTCAGTGCTTAAACGAAGCACTTGAAAGGAATGGACTAAATTTGAAGGTCAATGCATTG ATGAATAATACCGTGGGCACACTAGCTTTGGGGCATTATTATGATGAGGATACAATAGCTGCGGTGATTATTGGAGCTGGCACCAATGCTTGCTATATTGAACGTAATGAGGCAATCACAAAATGCCAGTGCCTTCTTACTAACTCCGGACAAACG GTTGTAAATGTGGAATGGGGGAGTTTCTGTCCTCCGCAAATACCATTAACTCCTTATGATATATGCTTCCATAATGAGACACCTAATTACTATGACCAG GGTTTTGAGAAAATGATATCGGGTATGTATCTTGGGGAGATTGCAAGACTGGTGTTCCATAAAATGGCTCAAGAATCGGATGTATTTGGTACTGATGTTGATGGTTTAGCTATCCCTTTCATCTTAAG CACTCCATGTCTAGCTGCTATCTGTGAGGATGATTCTCTTGACTTGAAGGAAGTCGGAAGCATACTGGAAGAACATCTGAAG ATACACAATGTTCCTCTGAAGACTCGCAGACTGGTGCAGAGAGTGTGCGACATCATCACCCAAAGAGCCGCACGCCTAGCGGCAGCTGGAATTGTTGCAATACTGCAAAAACTTGGTCGTGATGGAACGCTCTGTGGGACCACGAGAGTCCGAACTATGACGGGTGTACCAAAGAGATCAGTCATTGCAATCGAGGGCGGCCTCTACCAAGAATATTCAGTATTCAGAGAATACCTGAATGAAGCCGTGTTGGAGATCCTTGGGGAGGAGATCGCAGCCACTGTCGTTCTTAAAGTGGTGGAGGAGGGCTCCGGGTTGGGGGCTGCTCTCATCGCAGCAGCATATTCGTCGACTAGAAATAACTCATATAAGCATGATGTAGGTTGA